A portion of the Pseudarthrobacter sp. L1SW genome contains these proteins:
- a CDS encoding GtrA family protein, producing the protein MLKRHSKIVLDNEIARFIMVGGVSFAIDLGLLMLLHEVFSVDLVFATPIAFLVSLGFNYALQRIFTFRADNGKSVSFIKYCLLVVFNTLAIDVIVNVFDWLGAGYQVGKVVSTIMTTAWNFLLYKHWIFKPNASDCEEDDEGVVAPSQ; encoded by the coding sequence GTGCTGAAACGGCATTCCAAGATTGTGCTCGACAACGAGATCGCGCGATTCATTATGGTCGGCGGAGTTTCGTTCGCCATCGACCTCGGACTGCTTATGCTTCTGCACGAGGTATTTTCCGTTGATCTTGTATTCGCGACTCCTATTGCCTTCCTTGTTAGCCTTGGTTTTAATTATGCCCTGCAGCGGATCTTTACTTTCCGGGCCGATAACGGCAAGAGCGTCAGTTTCATCAAATATTGCCTTCTTGTGGTGTTCAATACGCTAGCAATTGATGTCATAGTCAACGTTTTCGACTGGCTGGGTGCGGGCTACCAGGTAGGCAAGGTTGTTTCTACGATAATGACGACGGCGTGGAATTTTTTGTTGTACAAGCATTGGATATTCAAACCTAACGCATCAGACTGCGAAGAGGATGATGAAGGGGTCGTAGCGCCGTCGCAGTAA
- a CDS encoding lipopolysaccharide biosynthesis protein, with protein MASKAVPALVRRFGGFATSLVFSTGINLLAIPFVISTLGKETWGELALAQATAAIFGIVVAFGWGTVGAALVASLPPHERAQMFLDSLVSRTYLFFLAAPLMFVTVLLLAKVEPLVAALASVCYVLPFAGASWFFIGQAKPWKLFLLDVLPQGMGLVIGVVMIQFFPQPLVFVLSLLVFNLVAVVLGGIGALTGAAQPPKADFRFFPAMKRLKDQKHGVIAAGTGSLNSNLPMLVVNQIVTAALPQYALADKLFRFAVAGFGPILQVIQGWIPEAGPSRSALRIRKVARLTPAVGLLAGIFLAVLTPWASALFSGGAISIDYSLSIPFGLILGGVLVAQVVGLACLIPLGKGAALARSTAIGAAFNIPLMVVLGSLFQAPGVAWAVGIAELVVAGYQLAVVHSSLKHLTLEKGAAPLAD; from the coding sequence TTGGCTTCCAAAGCCGTTCCTGCTTTGGTGCGACGTTTTGGCGGCTTCGCAACATCCTTGGTCTTCTCAACCGGAATCAACCTACTCGCCATCCCGTTTGTCATCTCGACCCTGGGTAAAGAGACTTGGGGCGAGCTGGCCTTGGCACAGGCAACAGCTGCAATCTTCGGGATTGTAGTCGCATTCGGCTGGGGCACCGTGGGGGCTGCATTGGTTGCCTCACTTCCACCGCACGAACGTGCCCAGATGTTCCTCGACTCCTTGGTCAGCCGGACGTACCTCTTCTTCCTTGCTGCACCCCTAATGTTTGTCACGGTGCTGCTGCTGGCGAAAGTTGAACCTCTAGTCGCCGCGCTGGCGTCTGTATGCTATGTACTTCCATTCGCGGGTGCCTCATGGTTCTTCATCGGCCAGGCGAAACCGTGGAAACTGTTCCTCCTGGACGTCCTTCCTCAGGGTATGGGTCTCGTGATAGGCGTCGTAATGATCCAGTTCTTTCCCCAGCCCCTCGTCTTTGTCCTGTCCTTGCTGGTTTTCAACCTGGTGGCGGTCGTCTTGGGCGGGATCGGGGCACTGACGGGAGCCGCGCAACCGCCGAAGGCCGACTTCCGTTTCTTCCCCGCCATGAAGCGTCTCAAGGATCAGAAACATGGCGTCATTGCTGCCGGAACGGGCAGCCTGAACAGCAATTTACCCATGCTTGTTGTCAACCAGATCGTTACGGCTGCACTTCCCCAATATGCGTTGGCCGATAAACTCTTCCGTTTTGCGGTCGCAGGATTCGGCCCCATCCTCCAAGTCATCCAAGGGTGGATTCCGGAGGCCGGGCCAAGTCGCAGCGCCCTTCGCATACGGAAAGTAGCAAGGCTTACACCCGCCGTTGGACTGCTCGCCGGGATTTTCCTTGCCGTCCTTACGCCCTGGGCCAGCGCGCTTTTCTCAGGCGGCGCCATCAGTATCGATTATTCTCTCAGCATCCCCTTCGGGCTCATTCTTGGCGGGGTATTGGTCGCCCAAGTCGTTGGCCTCGCTTGTCTCATCCCGCTGGGGAAGGGAGCCGCTTTGGCCAGGTCCACAGCCATCGGGGCAGCTTTTAACATTCCATTGATGGTGGTTCTTGGTTCCCTTTTCCAAGCTCCCGGCGTTGCTTGGGCCGTCGGCATCGCTGAACTAGTCGTGGCCGGCTATCAACTCGCGGTTGTGCACAGCAGCCTCAAGCACCTTACGCTTGAGAAAGGAGCGGCGCCGCTCGCTGACTGA
- a CDS encoding glycosyltransferase: MSYDKSSFGIIALAAYKPDWTLFAAQLRSIQNQTHANFECLISADGGFHEIRDFVSRELGGDERFRVVGFDDRLGFYGNFERAVQQVPERAVWVALSDQDDSWYPSKLELMIPYLAGASLVAGQARVVRLPDNEVVSSSTGRKSVALDALLAQNQVTGSLCLFRRELLDLALPFPRLNTISQVHDHWLAVCAKSTGGVTVLENVVQDYVQHGGNVLGEVGGRKSLFGSFKHLRQLAGKYQGSFGPLAMLKTAHELSFGWRKVMADALRTRVKVAAPGFDEGIAPFESGHTWTATIRALVLALRRGDVALSCFLEFVAGAPFEMFLKGRRR, translated from the coding sequence ATGTCTTACGACAAGAGCTCATTCGGCATCATCGCCCTTGCTGCCTACAAGCCGGACTGGACACTGTTTGCGGCTCAGCTGCGGTCCATCCAAAACCAGACACACGCTAACTTTGAATGTCTGATCTCTGCAGACGGCGGGTTCCATGAGATCCGCGACTTCGTTTCGAGGGAACTGGGTGGGGACGAACGGTTCCGGGTGGTTGGCTTTGATGACCGGCTGGGTTTCTACGGAAACTTCGAAAGGGCAGTCCAACAAGTTCCGGAACGGGCCGTATGGGTGGCGCTGTCTGATCAGGACGATTCCTGGTATCCCTCGAAGCTGGAGCTGATGATCCCGTACCTTGCGGGTGCCAGCTTGGTCGCGGGGCAAGCACGCGTGGTTCGTCTTCCCGATAACGAGGTGGTTTCATCCTCCACCGGCCGGAAAAGCGTCGCGTTGGATGCATTGCTGGCCCAGAATCAGGTAACTGGCAGTCTCTGCCTTTTCCGTCGGGAGCTGCTGGACTTGGCTCTGCCCTTCCCTCGCCTAAACACAATCTCGCAGGTGCATGACCATTGGCTGGCTGTGTGCGCCAAGTCCACGGGGGGAGTGACGGTGCTTGAGAACGTCGTGCAGGACTATGTGCAGCACGGAGGAAACGTCTTAGGGGAAGTCGGTGGACGGAAAAGCCTCTTTGGATCGTTCAAGCACCTGCGGCAGCTCGCAGGGAAGTATCAGGGAAGCTTCGGTCCGCTCGCTATGCTGAAGACGGCACACGAGCTAAGTTTCGGTTGGCGGAAGGTAATGGCAGATGCCCTTCGGACCCGCGTTAAGGTGGCTGCTCCCGGATTTGATGAAGGCATAGCACCGTTCGAGAGCGGACATACCTGGACAGCAACCATCAGGGCGCTGGTGTTGGCACTGAGGCGCGGAGACGTTGCCTTGTCATGTTTCTTGGAGTTCGTAGCCGGTGCGCCGTTTGAAATGTTCCTCAAGGGCCGCAGGAGGTAG
- a CDS encoding bifunctional dTDP-4-dehydrorhamnose 3,5-epimerase family protein/NAD(P)-dependent oxidoreductase — protein MAIEFSKKLTAHETAIPGVVVYDLPVHGDNRGWFKENWQREKMMALGLPDFRPVQNNVSFNEKAGTTRGIHAEPWDKFVSVATGRIFGAWVDLREGPTFGAVFTTELDPSQAIFIPRGVGNAFQTLEDNTAYTYLVNDHWSADAQSQYTFLNLADESAAVRWPIPLERAELSDKDRAHPRLADVVPMPPRKILVVGADGQLGKALRAEYDGEASVEFVGRGEFDITRQEAFAAYNWKNYSAIINAAAYTAVDAAETREGRAAAWANNVTAVSFLARTAVEHDLTLVHISSDYVFDGARHAHDESEGFSPLGVYGQTKAAGDAVVSVVPKHYIVRTSWVIGDGNNFVRTMGSLAVRGIKPSVVNDQIGRLSFTVDIAAGIRHLLESGADYGTYNLSNDGDAQSWADIAGDVYELVGEPRAAVTGVSTEEYFKGKDVAPRPPHSILDLTKIKESGFVPRPAREALEEYLGQRVMAE, from the coding sequence ATGGCCATCGAGTTCTCCAAGAAGTTGACGGCACACGAAACGGCCATCCCCGGCGTCGTCGTCTACGACCTCCCGGTTCACGGTGATAACCGCGGTTGGTTCAAGGAAAATTGGCAGCGGGAAAAGATGATGGCCCTTGGACTGCCGGATTTCCGACCTGTCCAAAACAACGTCTCCTTCAATGAGAAGGCAGGAACCACGCGCGGAATCCATGCGGAGCCTTGGGATAAATTCGTTTCGGTTGCAACGGGACGAATTTTCGGCGCATGGGTAGATCTTCGCGAGGGGCCAACGTTCGGCGCGGTGTTCACCACCGAACTGGATCCCAGCCAGGCAATCTTTATCCCCCGGGGTGTTGGCAACGCATTCCAGACGCTGGAAGACAACACGGCGTACACGTACCTGGTAAATGACCATTGGTCTGCCGATGCGCAGAGCCAATACACGTTCCTGAACCTTGCTGATGAGTCGGCCGCAGTCCGGTGGCCCATCCCTTTGGAGCGCGCCGAACTTTCTGACAAGGACCGGGCTCACCCCCGGCTGGCGGATGTGGTGCCCATGCCACCTAGGAAGATCCTCGTGGTGGGTGCGGACGGCCAGCTTGGCAAGGCGCTGCGAGCAGAGTACGACGGCGAGGCATCCGTCGAATTCGTCGGCCGCGGCGAGTTCGACATCACCAGGCAGGAGGCCTTCGCGGCCTACAACTGGAAGAATTATTCGGCGATCATCAACGCTGCTGCCTACACCGCTGTCGATGCAGCAGAAACCCGGGAAGGACGTGCCGCCGCCTGGGCCAACAACGTGACGGCCGTGTCGTTCCTGGCGAGGACCGCCGTCGAGCACGACCTGACACTGGTGCACATTTCATCAGACTACGTCTTTGACGGCGCCCGTCACGCCCATGACGAGTCTGAGGGGTTCTCTCCGCTGGGAGTTTACGGCCAGACAAAGGCAGCGGGAGACGCCGTCGTCAGCGTTGTTCCGAAGCATTACATTGTCAGGACCAGTTGGGTTATCGGCGACGGCAACAATTTTGTCCGCACCATGGGTTCCCTCGCAGTTCGGGGCATCAAGCCGTCGGTGGTGAACGACCAGATTGGCAGGCTGAGCTTCACCGTGGACATCGCAGCAGGTATCCGGCACCTGCTGGAATCCGGAGCGGACTACGGCACATACAACCTCAGCAACGACGGCGACGCCCAGTCTTGGGCGGACATCGCCGGAGACGTCTACGAACTCGTGGGGGAGCCGCGGGCCGCTGTCACCGGCGTCAGCACTGAGGAATACTTCAAGGGCAAGGACGTTGCACCCCGGCCGCCTCACAGCATTCTGGACCTGACGAAGATTAAAGAGTCAGGATTTGTGCCCAGACCCGCCCGGGAGGCACTGGAAGAGTACCTCGGCCAGCGTGTGATGGCGGAATAA
- the rfbB gene encoding dTDP-glucose 4,6-dehydratase: MQNFLVTGGAGFIGSNFVHYVLENTDDKVTVLDKLTYAGNLESLQGLPQDRFKFIQGDIADAGLVDGLVADADVVVHYAAESHNDNSLHDPRPFLDTNIIGTYTLIEAARKHNKRFHHISTDEVYGDLELDDPERFTEQTPYNPSSPYSSTKAGSDLLVRAWVRSFGLQATISNCSNNYGPYQHVEKFIPRQITNVLDGIRPKLYGKGENVRDWIHANDHSSAVLAIIAKGKIGETYLIGADGEKNNKDVVELILKHMGQSPDAYDHVVDRPGHDLRYAIDSSKLRNELGWEPQFPNFDEGIEDTIAWYRDNENWWRPQKAATEAKYKEQGQ; encoded by the coding sequence ATGCAAAATTTCCTTGTCACCGGCGGGGCCGGGTTCATCGGTTCCAACTTTGTCCACTACGTTCTTGAGAACACCGATGACAAAGTCACTGTTCTGGACAAGCTGACTTATGCCGGCAACCTGGAGTCCCTGCAGGGCCTGCCGCAGGACCGCTTCAAGTTTATCCAGGGTGACATAGCCGACGCCGGCCTGGTGGACGGCCTCGTGGCTGACGCCGACGTGGTGGTCCACTACGCTGCCGAGTCACACAATGACAACTCCTTGCATGACCCCCGCCCGTTCCTGGACACGAACATCATCGGCACGTACACGCTGATCGAGGCGGCCCGGAAGCACAACAAGCGCTTCCACCACATCTCCACTGACGAGGTCTACGGCGACCTGGAACTGGATGACCCGGAACGATTCACCGAGCAGACCCCGTACAACCCCTCCAGCCCTTACTCCTCCACGAAAGCCGGCTCGGACCTACTGGTCCGCGCCTGGGTACGTTCCTTCGGGCTGCAGGCCACCATCAGCAACTGCTCGAACAACTATGGCCCGTACCAGCATGTGGAGAAGTTCATCCCGCGACAGATCACCAACGTGCTCGATGGGATCCGGCCCAAGCTCTACGGCAAGGGCGAGAACGTCCGTGACTGGATCCATGCCAATGACCACTCCTCGGCCGTGCTGGCCATCATCGCCAAGGGCAAGATCGGTGAAACATACCTGATCGGCGCCGACGGCGAGAAGAACAACAAGGACGTTGTCGAACTCATTCTCAAGCACATGGGACAGTCCCCGGACGCCTACGACCATGTCGTGGACCGGCCGGGCCACGACCTCCGATATGCCATCGATTCCTCCAAACTCCGTAACGAGCTCGGCTGGGAACCGCAGTTCCCCAACTTCGACGAAGGCATCGAGGACACCATTGCGTGGTACCGGGACAACGAAAACTGGTGGCGCCCGCAAAAGGCCGCCACGGAAGCCAAGTACAAGGAACAGGGCCAGTAG
- a CDS encoding glycosyltransferase, whose protein sequence is MNDATPGRPLQIRASVCMATYRGSQYVEEQLASILRELGPDDELIVVDDASPDETAAIVGRVKDARVRLVVAPHNRGYVRTFEEAIKLSRGQFIFLSDQDDVWIEGRLAVMMGALESAQVVASNFEILGGGPRPWIPKLRSSDSRRNLANLWGILIGYRAYYGCAMGFRRDAMGLVVPIPSFVRESHDLWLAICGNMARSVAHLDGATVFRRLHGENQTPAGWRSLRKIAAARIMLLRLMFEAFRRSRRAVSSDAG, encoded by the coding sequence ATGAACGATGCAACACCCGGGCGCCCTCTGCAAATCCGGGCCAGTGTCTGCATGGCAACCTACCGCGGAAGCCAATATGTTGAGGAGCAGTTAGCGTCCATTCTCCGTGAGCTGGGGCCCGACGACGAACTGATCGTTGTTGACGATGCGTCACCTGACGAAACTGCCGCCATTGTGGGACGGGTGAAGGACGCGCGGGTTCGACTCGTAGTGGCACCGCATAATCGGGGTTACGTCCGCACTTTCGAGGAAGCCATTAAGCTCAGCCGTGGTCAGTTCATCTTCCTGTCAGACCAAGATGACGTCTGGATAGAGGGCCGCCTCGCGGTGATGATGGGGGCCTTGGAGTCCGCACAAGTAGTTGCCAGCAATTTCGAAATTTTGGGCGGCGGCCCCCGCCCCTGGATTCCCAAGCTGCGTTCATCGGATTCGCGAAGGAACCTGGCCAACCTTTGGGGAATTCTGATCGGCTACAGGGCATATTACGGCTGCGCTATGGGATTTAGACGTGATGCCATGGGGCTGGTGGTGCCCATCCCATCCTTTGTTCGAGAGTCGCATGACCTCTGGTTGGCCATTTGCGGCAATATGGCGCGCTCTGTTGCCCACCTGGACGGGGCGACTGTCTTCCGGAGGCTCCATGGCGAGAACCAGACACCGGCAGGGTGGAGGTCCCTGCGAAAGATCGCCGCTGCACGCATCATGCTTTTGAGGCTTATGTTTGAAGCGTTCCGGAGGAGTCGCAGGGCTGTCAGTAGTGACGCGGGTTAG
- a CDS encoding glycosyltransferase family 2 protein — protein MKTDTSARVLVIMPAWNEAESVGNTVREVLSVGMPYDVLVVNDGSSDDTAILAAAAGATVLNLPFNLGVGGAMRAGFKYAQRRGYRRVIQVDADGQHDPRNIEEVLSGLDYADISIGARFADRGDYEVKGPRKWAMQFLARVISGLAKTRLTDVTSGFRAANERAISQYLDHYPAEYLGDTIDSLVVAVRSGCKVTQIPVAMRPRQGGTPSHDPVKAAIYLGRSVFALLFALTRKRSLLQTSDQTSQEPATC, from the coding sequence ATGAAAACTGATACCTCTGCGCGGGTCCTAGTCATCATGCCTGCTTGGAATGAGGCTGAATCTGTAGGAAATACCGTCCGTGAAGTCCTGTCCGTGGGGATGCCGTACGACGTTTTGGTCGTAAACGATGGCTCAAGTGACGACACCGCCATCCTAGCGGCAGCCGCAGGTGCAACAGTGCTGAACCTCCCCTTCAACCTTGGTGTAGGTGGGGCTATGCGCGCGGGATTCAAGTACGCACAGCGCAGGGGGTACCGGCGAGTTATCCAAGTTGACGCAGACGGACAACACGACCCTCGGAACATTGAGGAGGTCCTGTCCGGCCTTGACTACGCCGACATATCCATCGGAGCTCGCTTTGCTGACCGGGGTGATTACGAAGTGAAAGGGCCCCGCAAGTGGGCAATGCAGTTTCTTGCGCGAGTGATCTCGGGACTGGCAAAAACCCGGCTTACCGACGTGACATCAGGTTTCAGGGCGGCCAACGAGCGCGCGATCAGCCAATACCTTGACCACTATCCTGCCGAGTACTTGGGCGACACTATCGACTCGTTGGTCGTCGCCGTCCGGTCTGGTTGCAAGGTAACTCAGATACCGGTGGCAATGCGACCCCGCCAGGGCGGAACGCCAAGCCATGACCCCGTGAAGGCAGCCATCTATCTAGGACGTTCGGTGTTTGCTTTGCTCTTTGCGCTGACACGCAAGCGCTCGCTACTCCAGACATCAGACCAAACCAGTCAGGAGCCGGCAACATGCTGA
- a CDS encoding DUF2304 domain-containing protein — translation MLNVAAFFLALAIVGVVFEMLRRKKLREKYAALWLFVGIGTLVLAAFPRLLTIVTEFSGVQLPSNLLFIISILLLLGVCLHLSWEISVVEDETRTLAEEVAILRALIEALPAPEKQEGTHTNSPGAQ, via the coding sequence ATGCTGAATGTCGCTGCTTTTTTCCTTGCCCTTGCCATAGTGGGCGTTGTGTTCGAAATGCTTCGACGGAAGAAACTCCGTGAGAAGTATGCAGCGCTCTGGCTCTTCGTCGGCATAGGCACTTTGGTCCTGGCTGCCTTCCCCCGGCTCCTGACGATCGTAACCGAGTTCTCCGGCGTGCAACTCCCCTCCAATCTCTTGTTCATCATCAGTATCCTCTTGCTCCTGGGGGTCTGCCTCCACTTGTCATGGGAGATTTCTGTTGTAGAAGACGAGACCAGAACGCTCGCTGAGGAGGTGGCGATCCTTCGTGCGTTGATCGAAGCGCTGCCGGCACCCGAGAAGCAAGAAGGCACCCACACCAATTCTCCCGGCGCACAGTAG
- a CDS encoding glycosyltransferase, which translates to MALDIFIPYWGDPNYMKQAVDSVLAQDNDDWLLTVVDDAYPNPEVRQYVESLGDERISYVRKETNEGITENFRTCVSLSTQDILVVMGCDDVLLPNFVTVIQKAAANHPEAAIIQPGVQIIDEAGRHTRPLTDLVKQYLVKPRGRGARLVDGEDLAASLLHGDWLYWPSLAFRRDSISRFDFRDGFPVIQDLALVMDMVLDGAMLLIEPEVCFAYRRHTRSASGAKLLDGSRFAGERDYFALAARLCDTKGWRRAGRAARLRLTSRAHALLFMPYALRRRRNDTIKGLVIHAFGK; encoded by the coding sequence ATGGCACTGGATATTTTCATCCCCTACTGGGGTGACCCCAATTATATGAAGCAGGCCGTTGACAGCGTATTAGCCCAGGATAACGACGACTGGTTGCTGACAGTGGTGGACGATGCTTATCCAAATCCTGAAGTGCGACAGTACGTTGAGTCCCTGGGGGACGAACGTATCAGCTATGTGCGGAAGGAAACGAACGAGGGCATCACGGAGAATTTCCGGACATGCGTCTCCCTGTCAACCCAAGACATTCTCGTCGTAATGGGCTGTGACGATGTCCTTCTCCCCAATTTCGTCACGGTCATACAGAAAGCCGCGGCCAATCACCCAGAGGCGGCGATCATACAACCGGGCGTCCAGATTATCGATGAAGCCGGACGCCATACCCGGCCCCTTACTGACTTAGTGAAGCAGTATTTAGTGAAGCCTCGAGGACGAGGCGCTCGCCTCGTTGACGGCGAAGACTTGGCCGCAAGCCTCCTTCACGGTGACTGGCTGTATTGGCCTTCCTTGGCTTTCAGGCGGGACAGCATCAGCAGGTTTGATTTCCGCGACGGATTTCCCGTCATCCAGGACTTGGCACTCGTAATGGATATGGTCCTGGATGGCGCGATGCTGCTCATCGAACCTGAGGTCTGTTTCGCGTACAGGCGGCACACCCGAAGTGCCTCCGGGGCGAAACTTCTTGACGGATCGCGGTTTGCGGGCGAGCGCGACTATTTCGCTCTGGCAGCCCGACTTTGCGACACCAAAGGCTGGCGCAGGGCGGGCAGGGCGGCGAGGCTACGCCTGACGTCCCGGGCTCACGCCCTGCTCTTTATGCCCTATGCCCTCCGTCGGAGGAGAAACGACACGATCAAAGGATTGGTAATTCATGCCTTCGGAAAGTGA
- a CDS encoding glycosyltransferase, translated as MPSESEVQSAEHGTYPASLSRVACVVTAFHPSPGLIGNVKALVAQSGRVIVVDDGSGPGYDNIFGQVAETGAEIERLATNCGIGAALNRGVERARQSPGIDYIVTVDQDSTLPPGYVQALLEGEAAARSRGLIPGLIGPARIRGNPVLSAGTRNGVVLGKEPIQSGLMITVDALEHVGAFQATLFIDLVDTEFYLRATDAGWPTILADAEFDHSLGTFVDARVLGKPVNLPAGPLRVRTAATWRYYYIFRNRILVSRQYAKRHPVWVATGLWADVRHLAWVTVFAPGRISRLLAALAGVRDGLLGRSGKKPGV; from the coding sequence ATGCCTTCGGAAAGTGAGGTGCAGTCCGCGGAGCACGGTACTTATCCTGCGTCGTTGTCCCGCGTAGCCTGCGTGGTGACGGCCTTCCACCCCTCACCAGGCCTCATAGGCAACGTCAAAGCCCTGGTGGCCCAGTCCGGAAGGGTCATTGTTGTCGACGACGGAAGCGGTCCAGGTTACGACAACATCTTTGGGCAGGTTGCTGAGACCGGCGCCGAGATTGAACGGTTGGCGACAAATTGTGGCATTGGGGCAGCGCTCAACAGAGGGGTAGAACGGGCACGCCAATCACCGGGCATTGACTATATCGTCACTGTCGACCAAGATTCCACGTTACCGCCAGGCTATGTCCAAGCGCTCCTCGAGGGCGAAGCTGCCGCTCGTTCGCGCGGACTCATCCCTGGACTCATAGGGCCGGCGCGTATACGCGGTAATCCAGTGCTGTCCGCAGGAACGCGGAACGGGGTCGTTCTGGGAAAGGAGCCCATCCAGTCGGGGCTGATGATTACCGTGGACGCCTTGGAGCACGTTGGGGCTTTTCAGGCAACACTTTTCATCGACTTAGTAGACACAGAGTTCTACCTTCGTGCAACCGACGCTGGCTGGCCAACCATCCTTGCCGATGCCGAGTTCGATCACTCTCTGGGAACGTTCGTTGACGCACGAGTGCTTGGAAAGCCTGTCAACCTTCCTGCCGGCCCCCTCCGAGTGCGTACAGCCGCAACCTGGCGCTACTACTACATATTCAGAAACAGGATCTTGGTCTCGCGGCAATATGCGAAGCGCCACCCCGTTTGGGTCGCCACTGGTTTGTGGGCAGACGTTCGACATCTTGCCTGGGTCACAGTATTCGCACCCGGCCGGATATCTCGACTCTTAGCAGCTTTGGCTGGCGTCCGAGACGGCCTTCTCGGGCGAAGCGGCAAGAAGCCAGGGGTCTGA
- the rfbA gene encoding glucose-1-phosphate thymidylyltransferase RfbA — protein sequence MRGIILAGGTGSRLHPITLGISKQLVPVYDKPMIYYPLSTLILAGIRDILIITTPHDADQFQRLLGDGSQFGINLTYVQQPSPDGLAQAFILGADHIGDDTVALVLGDNIFYGQGMGTQLRRHATIDGGAVFGYWVKDPKAYGVVEFDDDGKALSLEEKPEKPRSHYAVPGLYFYDNDVIEIAKNLEPSARGELEITDVNRTYLERGKLQVEILPRGTAWLDTGTFNDLSDASNFIRTVENRQGLKIGAPEEIAWRQGFLTDDELRDRAEPLVKSGYGSYLLELLEG from the coding sequence ATGCGTGGAATAATTTTGGCTGGCGGAACTGGATCGCGGCTTCACCCAATCACCCTTGGTATCAGCAAGCAGCTCGTTCCTGTTTACGACAAGCCGATGATTTATTACCCCCTCTCCACACTGATCCTTGCCGGCATCAGGGACATCCTAATCATCACGACACCTCACGACGCAGATCAGTTTCAGCGGCTGCTAGGCGATGGCTCCCAGTTCGGCATTAATCTGACCTACGTCCAGCAGCCCTCCCCCGATGGTCTGGCGCAGGCATTTATCCTGGGCGCCGACCACATAGGGGATGACACGGTAGCCCTTGTCCTTGGCGACAACATTTTCTATGGCCAAGGCATGGGCACCCAGCTGCGGCGTCACGCAACGATCGACGGCGGAGCAGTCTTTGGCTACTGGGTAAAGGATCCCAAGGCCTACGGTGTTGTGGAATTCGACGACGACGGAAAAGCGCTTTCACTGGAAGAGAAGCCCGAAAAGCCGCGGAGTCACTACGCAGTTCCCGGACTGTACTTTTACGACAACGATGTCATTGAGATTGCAAAAAACCTTGAACCCTCTGCCCGCGGCGAGCTCGAGATCACAGACGTCAACCGTACATATCTTGAACGGGGCAAGCTCCAGGTAGAGATCCTGCCCCGCGGTACGGCTTGGCTGGACACCGGGACCTTCAACGACCTCAGCGACGCATCGAACTTCATTCGCACTGTTGAGAACCGCCAAGGACTCAAAATCGGTGCTCCCGAAGAAATCGCCTGGCGCCAGGGCTTTCTGACGGATGACGAACTTCGGGACCGTGCCGAGCCCCTCGTCAAGAGCGGTTATGGCAGCTATCTCCTGGAACTTTTGGAGGGCTAG